One Leptolyngbya sp. SIO1E4 genomic window, TGGCAGTCAACCCCAAATTCATTGTTGCCGATGAGCCCATTGCAGCGCTGGATGTGTCAATTCAGGCCCAGGTGGTGAACCTGATGCAGGATTTGCAGGCTGAATTCGGCCTGACCTATCTGTTTATTGCCCATGATCTCAGCGTAGTGCGCCACATTTCTGAACGCGTGGCCGTCATGTATCTGGGCAAGGTGGTGGAACTGGCTGATCGAATATCTCTCTATGAAAATGCGTTGCACCCCTATACTCAGGCGCTTCTCTCTGCTATTCCCATTCCGGATCCTGCGATAGAGGCAAAGCGCGATCGCATTATTTTGCAAGGAGACGTTCCCAGCCCGACCCATCCCCCCCAGGGCTGTCGCTTTCATACCCGTTGCCCATTCGTCATGGAAGCCTGCCGTCAAGAGCCTGAGCCCGCGTTTAAAGATGCAGGGAATGGCCATTACGTAGCGTGCCATTTGGTGCATGAATGAAGGGGCAATGGATGAGCTGATACTCAGTGACTCATCAGGAGATTTTCAGCTAATCTAGGCAAAATGGCATCATGAGCAATTTGCTTTGTGTGTTCCCTGGTAAGACGATAGCTACTATGTCCCATATTTTACTGATTGAAGATTATATGCCCCACGCTCAACTCATGAGCATGGATCTGACTGAAGCAGGGTATCAAGTCAGCACGTATCAGACAGGCGAGTCGGCGTTAGCCGCCCTATCATCTTTCACCCCTGACCTGATTGTGCTGGATTGGCGATTGCCAGGTTTGGATGGGGTTGAGGTTTGTCGGCAATTGCGAGCAACGGGCTATACCCAACCAATTTTGTTTGTGACCGCCATGGCAGAAGATGCGAACGTACGCAAAGGCTTAGCTGCAGGGGCCGATGCTTATCTAGCAAAGCCTTTTGCGCCACAGGTGTTGTTAAGGGCGATCGCCCATCATCTCCAGGGTCACGAGAATTCTAATAGCTCAGCTGCTTAGCTCCTGTGGAGCGGTATCTGTACCGTCACGGTGGTGCCAGTTTCGGCGGATGAGGCGATGCTGAAGGTGCCGTGGTGGGCTTCAACAATCCGTCGTGTGATAGCAAGGCCAAGGCCGTTGCCAGATGATTTGGTTGTAAAGAAGGGCTGGCTCAGCTTTGGCAAAATCTCAGGTGGAATCGGCGCGCCGCCATTGTGGACTTTGAGAATCGCAAATTTAGTATTTTCTACCAGCGAACAGGTGATAGTTTCACCTGCTACGACGGCTTCACAGGCATTGCTAAGGAGGTTAATAACAACCTGCTTAAGTCGATCGCGATCGCCCTTAACGCGCCCCAACTGATTGAACCCAGTGGTGTGAATAATCCGATCAGCCGCCACAGGCTGATGGCAAAATTCATCGCACAGCTTTTGTAGAAACTCTCCAATGGCGAGGGGTTCTAAATCGAGCAATTGTTCGCGGGCATACATCAAAATTTCATTGAGCAGCCGCTGCAATCGTTCTGATTCTTCGAGGGCAAATGCCAGACGCATTCTGGCGCGTTCAGGCAAGTCCATCTGCTCAAAGGCATGGAGCCCCATCAGCACTGTCGTGAGCGGATTGCGGACTTCATGAACAATCATGGCAGCCAGCTCACCAATTTCTGCCAGGCGAGCCTGGGCCTTTTCCATCTGTTTGCGGGCGGTGATGTCTCGGGCTAAGGCTAGGAGCACCGCTCGTCCCCCAATTTCAATGCGCCCTAATCGCACCTCCACCGGGAATTGGCTGCCATCTTTGCGCTGATGTATCCCTTCTCGGGTCACTGACTGCCCCGGCTGCATTGTCCAATCATGCTCCAGATCCACCATGGAAACCGCCTTTTGGATATCCGGGACTGACAGTTTCAACAGTTCATCACGGGCGTACCCTAGGGTGTGACAGGCCTCTTGGTTAACATCCAAAAAGCATCCGTTGGTGTTGACCACAAACAAGGCATCGGTGGCTTGTTCTACTAACGTCCGAAACCGTTGTTCACTCTCCCGTAGCGCTTCTTCTGCGGCTTTGCGCTCAGTGATGTCGTTCATGACAGCTAAAATGCAGCACTGGCCATTTAGCTTCACGGTTTCTGCTGAAAACAGCACCGTTCGCAGATCGCCCGTCAAGGTGCGGAAGCGATATTCTTGGTTGCACAAGAATCCATCAGCTCGCAGAGGGATGAGCATATTGGCCCGATCCTCCGGGTTGGCCCACAGCCCTAACTGAATAGAGGTCTTCCCGATGATGGCTTCTCGATCAGCCTGATACAGATTGAGAAAACTATTGTTAACATCCAGCAGTTGCCCATTTTCAAGGATGCTGAGGCTCATGGGGTTGGGGCTGGCATAAAAGGATTTGGAGAACTTTTCTTCTGATAAGCGCAGCTCGGTTGCAGCTTGATTACGTTCTGTAATGGCTTCCCCGACTTGATTGACCATCTCCTCAAAGGTGACGATCACCTCACCTAACTCGTCCTGACGGTTTGCCCCCCGTGGCATCGACTCAAAAGGCAGCGATCGCGCATCTTGATTTTGACTCAGGGTTTCCCCAGCCCGGCGCAGATCACGACGCAGGGCCAACACAGGTGCAATCACAATGCGCTCCAAGACGATCATGGTAGCGCCAGTCACAAAGACCGAAATAATGAGTACCAGCCCGGCAATGCGGGCAATGAAGTGGTAAAACTCGCGACCTACCCAGGTTGCATCGTGGCGAATGATGAGCTGATAGCGATCTTTCAGGGGAGACATTTCCCAAAGCGCGTCGTAGCGCTGGGTGCGGCGATTATAGTGATCGCCTCTAACCCCTCTCTGAATGACGCCTAGAATTTCCTGCAACCCTAATTCAGGGGCTTCCCCAAAGCTGCCTACCAGCGTTCCATCAGCTCGATACAGGGTTCCCCCAAGAACCACGCGGTTGTGCTGCAGGGTTTCGAGATAGCCCAATATGGTGGCATCGTCTGTTTCATCGAGATCCTGCTTGGTGCTCAACACCCCCTCAGCCTGAGCGGCCGATAAGGAGCGCAGATATTCCAACAGTTCTCGCTCGCGGCGTATGACCGAGGGCACCAAAATAATGGCCTCAATCACCACGATACTGAGGAATACCCAGAAAACGATACGCCGCGACAATCGCGCCTTCCATAGGTTAGACGGTAGCCGTGGTTTTTGTCCCATGCCTGAGGCAGCCTACTGCAGAATTCCCCGTGGGCTTAATTGTAGTCGGCAATGTTAGTCTCTGTGTCAAGCCCATGACTAAACTGGGGAATCGTAGCGTGCGATCGCGGTTTTGGTTTCGTAAGAATAAGCCGCAAAGTCGCCGATATAGGCTGTGTGGGTAATCAGACCGGTGGCTTTATTCCACAGGTGTAGCTGAAACGCGGGCGGCTCCATAACAAATGCGGCTGGGCTATCTGCAGAAAGCTTGAGAGCAACTTGATGGGCTACACTGGGGGCGACGCTCCCCAATGTCCCGGCCCAAACGGTTTGAATAGAACGGTGCAGGTGACCAC contains:
- a CDS encoding response regulator, translating into MSHILLIEDYMPHAQLMSMDLTEAGYQVSTYQTGESALAALSSFTPDLIVLDWRLPGLDGVEVCRQLRATGYTQPILFVTAMAEDANVRKGLAAGADAYLAKPFAPQVLLRAIAHHLQGHENSNSSAA
- a CDS encoding PAS domain S-box protein; this encodes MGQKPRLPSNLWKARLSRRIVFWVFLSIVVIEAIILVPSVIRRERELLEYLRSLSAAQAEGVLSTKQDLDETDDATILGYLETLQHNRVVLGGTLYRADGTLVGSFGEAPELGLQEILGVIQRGVRGDHYNRRTQRYDALWEMSPLKDRYQLIIRHDATWVGREFYHFIARIAGLVLIISVFVTGATMIVLERIVIAPVLALRRDLRRAGETLSQNQDARSLPFESMPRGANRQDELGEVIVTFEEMVNQVGEAITERNQAATELRLSEEKFSKSFYASPNPMSLSILENGQLLDVNNSFLNLYQADREAIIGKTSIQLGLWANPEDRANMLIPLRADGFLCNQEYRFRTLTGDLRTVLFSAETVKLNGQCCILAVMNDITERKAAEEALRESEQRFRTLVEQATDALFVVNTNGCFLDVNQEACHTLGYARDELLKLSVPDIQKAVSMVDLEHDWTMQPGQSVTREGIHQRKDGSQFPVEVRLGRIEIGGRAVLLALARDITARKQMEKAQARLAEIGELAAMIVHEVRNPLTTVLMGLHAFEQMDLPERARMRLAFALEESERLQRLLNEILMYAREQLLDLEPLAIGEFLQKLCDEFCHQPVAADRIIHTTGFNQLGRVKGDRDRLKQVVINLLSNACEAVVAGETITCSLVENTKFAILKVHNGGAPIPPEILPKLSQPFFTTKSSGNGLGLAITRRIVEAHHGTFSIASSAETGTTVTVQIPLHRS